A single genomic interval of Tsukamurella paurometabola harbors:
- a CDS encoding response regulator transcription factor yields MTTRVLLAEDDEAIASPLARALSREGYEVTVADTGTDALRRALDEEFALLILDLGLPELDGLEVCREVRAARPELAVLMLTARTDEMDFVVGLDAGADDYVGKPFRMFELMARTRALLRRSAPAHDAPEVVEAGGIRLDATARRVTIDGDDVSLANKEFELLRFLMEHAGRLLSREEILADVWGDSDLRGSKTLDMHISWLRRKIGDDTGAQRRIVTVRGVGFRFDAE; encoded by the coding sequence ATGACCACGCGGGTGCTCCTGGCCGAGGACGACGAGGCGATCGCGTCACCCCTGGCACGGGCGTTGTCACGCGAGGGCTACGAGGTGACCGTCGCCGATACCGGGACCGATGCGCTCCGGCGCGCGCTCGACGAGGAGTTCGCGCTGCTCATCCTCGACCTGGGGCTGCCCGAGCTCGACGGACTGGAGGTGTGCCGCGAGGTGCGCGCCGCCCGGCCCGAGCTGGCCGTGCTCATGCTGACCGCGCGCACCGACGAGATGGACTTCGTCGTCGGCCTCGACGCCGGAGCCGACGACTACGTGGGCAAACCCTTCCGCATGTTCGAGCTCATGGCGCGCACCCGTGCCCTGCTGCGGCGCAGCGCGCCCGCCCACGACGCCCCCGAGGTGGTGGAGGCCGGCGGCATCCGGCTCGACGCGACCGCGCGGCGCGTGACCATCGACGGAGACGACGTCTCCCTGGCGAACAAGGAGTTCGAACTGCTCCGGTTCCTCATGGAGCACGCGGGGCGGCTGCTCTCGCGCGAGGAGATCCTCGCCGACGTCTGGGGGGACTCGGACCTGCGCGGCTCCAAGACCCTCGACATGCACATCTCCTGGCTGCGTCGCAAGATCGGCGACGACACCGGTGCGCAGCGCCGCATCGTCACCGTGCGCGGGGTGGGTTTCCGATTCGACGCGGAGTGA
- a CDS encoding GMC family oxidoreductase N-terminal domain-containing protein, with amino-acid sequence MQTDPRTAPSRRSVLLGAAAAIAAAALPAPVRAVPERTHYTAIVVGTGVGGSVAAARLGAAGVDTLVLERGRSYRHDDHAEVYAPGTNPLHPNALWAPALGRTGVFDVELAGTMAILRGAAVGGGSVPYFGATIPPHARYYDKIFRAGPRYQQLMAEYVPRALRNLRAETIPDDIRASRPFAMMRRFEDSMARAGWPSRSVPSTINWDVVRRELRGEVRRSVTVGEMMFGVSNGGKRELSTTYLGSALRRPSVQMRTLQRVTGLTQERGRVAVHAEELDVQGAVVRRRDYTCDQLFLAGGAYGTPELLLASRLAGGLPNLNEHVGTQVGDNGDQFAARLVPGPFEPRPGCIVTSAFVDDDPNYLPTVVQTAGSVARLPYIVYFTIPVDWENRTSWEIVAGTPKLVVPPLSLVADAGAANARVLRRVTDVEGGIALAPLPGIPIAGPDPGIGISPAGLPPSGTAHLLGGAVLGAASDADGRLHGHPAIRVVDGAGIPGNAGGANPSLVITAFAEYLMDRALGA; translated from the coding sequence GTGCAGACAGATCCCCGTACCGCGCCGAGCCGCCGCTCGGTGCTGCTCGGCGCCGCCGCCGCGATAGCCGCCGCCGCGCTCCCCGCGCCGGTGCGTGCCGTACCCGAACGGACCCACTACACCGCCATCGTCGTCGGTACCGGCGTCGGCGGCTCCGTCGCCGCTGCGCGGCTCGGCGCCGCGGGCGTCGACACCCTCGTCCTCGAGCGGGGGCGCTCCTACCGGCACGACGATCACGCAGAGGTGTACGCGCCGGGGACGAACCCGCTGCACCCGAACGCGCTCTGGGCGCCCGCACTGGGCCGCACGGGGGTCTTCGACGTGGAGCTCGCCGGAACCATGGCGATTCTGCGTGGCGCGGCCGTCGGCGGTGGCTCGGTCCCGTACTTCGGTGCCACCATCCCGCCCCACGCGCGGTACTACGACAAGATCTTCCGCGCCGGCCCGCGGTACCAGCAGCTGATGGCCGAGTACGTGCCTCGCGCGCTGCGGAACCTGCGCGCGGAGACGATCCCGGACGACATCCGCGCGAGCCGCCCGTTCGCCATGATGCGGCGGTTCGAGGATTCGATGGCCCGTGCGGGCTGGCCGTCCCGCTCGGTGCCGTCGACGATCAACTGGGACGTCGTGCGGCGCGAGCTGCGCGGCGAGGTGCGGCGCAGCGTGACCGTCGGCGAAATGATGTTCGGCGTCAGCAACGGCGGCAAGCGTGAGCTGTCGACCACCTACCTCGGCTCGGCGCTCCGGCGCCCCTCGGTGCAGATGCGGACGCTGCAGCGGGTCACGGGCCTGACGCAGGAACGGGGCCGGGTGGCCGTGCACGCCGAGGAACTGGACGTGCAGGGCGCGGTGGTGCGCCGCCGCGACTACACGTGCGATCAGTTGTTCCTCGCCGGCGGCGCCTACGGCACGCCGGAACTGCTGCTCGCATCACGGCTCGCGGGTGGGCTGCCGAACCTCAACGAGCACGTGGGCACCCAGGTCGGCGACAACGGTGATCAGTTCGCGGCCCGCCTCGTGCCGGGCCCCTTCGAACCCCGGCCCGGCTGCATCGTGACCTCGGCGTTCGTGGACGACGACCCCAACTACCTGCCCACCGTGGTGCAAACGGCGGGGTCGGTGGCTCGACTGCCGTACATCGTCTACTTCACGATCCCCGTCGACTGGGAGAACCGCACCTCGTGGGAGATCGTCGCCGGGACACCGAAGCTCGTCGTGCCGCCGCTGTCGCTCGTCGCGGACGCCGGCGCGGCGAACGCCCGGGTGCTGCGCCGCGTCACCGACGTCGAGGGCGGAATCGCGCTCGCGCCGCTGCCGGGCATCCCGATCGCGGGTCCCGACCCGGGGATCGGGATCAGCCCGGCGGGCCTGCCTCCATCGGGCACCGCGCACCTGCTCGGCGGTGCGGTTCTCGGGGCCGCCTCGGACGCGGACGGGCGACTGCACGGGCACCCCGCGATCCGGGTGGTCGACGGTGCCGGGATCCCCGGTAACGCGGGCGGGGCGAACCCGTCCCTCGTGATCACGGCCTTCGCCGAGTACCTGATGGACCGGGCGCTGGGCGCCTGA
- a CDS encoding sensor histidine kinase: MRHRILRSTIAVVAVTGLFLGLPLMFYTWRWLDDTARTDLQHRLQRASSAILLQEQRTGVTDDPPVEALRLLTPSDGRLVLTYTDRTGASRVLAVGRGPLTHAMVEGTSLGDAGTLRIEQDYAGVRNDQFRALSIELIVMVLSLTAGVVVAAVTASRVADPVQEVASRAQRLANGDFRPDPHRHGIEELDRVLDVLDTATVEIADRLQRERQIVGDVSHQLRSRLTAIHIRLDELTLHADPEVVSEAQAALDQVDRLTSSVGDMVKMARSERTTQGTVDVRAELTPLLADLAPSFERAGRRLTVLPPDGPPLPARATATRVREAAAVLVDNALQHGRGEVTVRLGSVGAHTVLVTVSDEGAGISDADAQRIFRRGYSVGDGTGVGLALARAFVEGDGGRLQLQSRKPTTFAMFLPAAGPGDAPEQPVAREPEPR; encoded by the coding sequence GTGCGGCACCGGATACTCCGCTCGACCATCGCGGTCGTCGCGGTCACGGGCCTGTTCCTCGGCCTGCCGCTCATGTTCTACACCTGGCGCTGGCTCGACGACACGGCGCGCACCGACCTGCAGCACCGGCTGCAACGCGCCTCCTCCGCGATCCTGCTGCAGGAGCAGCGCACCGGCGTCACCGACGACCCGCCCGTCGAGGCGCTCCGCCTCCTGACGCCCTCCGACGGCCGCCTGGTGCTCACCTACACGGACCGGACGGGCGCCTCGCGGGTGCTCGCCGTCGGGCGCGGCCCGCTCACTCACGCGATGGTCGAGGGCACGTCCCTGGGCGACGCGGGCACGCTGCGGATCGAGCAGGACTACGCGGGTGTGCGCAACGACCAGTTCCGGGCGCTGAGCATCGAGCTGATCGTCATGGTGCTGTCGCTGACCGCGGGCGTCGTCGTCGCGGCGGTCACCGCGAGCCGCGTCGCCGACCCGGTGCAGGAGGTCGCGAGCCGTGCGCAGCGCCTCGCGAACGGCGACTTCCGCCCCGATCCGCACCGGCACGGCATCGAGGAGCTCGACCGCGTGCTCGACGTGCTCGACACCGCGACGGTGGAGATCGCGGACCGGCTGCAGCGCGAACGGCAGATCGTCGGCGACGTCTCGCACCAGCTGCGCAGCCGCCTCACCGCGATCCACATCCGGCTCGACGAGCTCACCCTGCACGCCGATCCGGAGGTGGTCTCCGAGGCGCAGGCGGCCCTCGACCAGGTCGACCGGCTCACCTCCTCCGTCGGTGACATGGTGAAGATGGCGCGCTCGGAGCGGACGACGCAGGGCACCGTCGACGTGCGGGCCGAGCTCACCCCCCTCCTCGCCGACCTCGCGCCGTCGTTCGAGCGTGCGGGACGGCGTCTCACGGTGCTCCCGCCCGACGGTCCGCCGCTGCCCGCCCGGGCCACCGCGACGCGGGTCCGGGAGGCGGCGGCGGTGCTGGTGGACAATGCTCTGCAGCACGGCCGCGGTGAGGTCACGGTGCGCCTCGGGTCGGTCGGCGCGCACACCGTGCTCGTCACGGTCAGCGACGAGGGCGCCGGCATCTCGGACGCCGACGCGCAGCGCATCTTCCGCCGCGGTTATTCGGTGGGCGACGGGACCGGCGTCGGCCTGGCGCTCGCCCGTGCGTTCGTCGAGGGTGATGGCGGCCGCCTCCAGCTGCAGAGCCGCAAGCCGACGACGTTCGCGATGTTCCTGCCCGCGGCGGGCCCCGGCGACGCCCCCGAGCAGCCCGTCGCGCGCGAACCCGAACCGCGCTGA
- a CDS encoding GtrA family protein, with amino-acid sequence MAFIEAILDRTPAPLRGLVMQHHELIKFAIVGSTTAVFDLAIFYGLVLTVLDEKPTVAKIFSGVCAVILSYILNSEWSFKHRGGREKHHEALLFFIISGIGVLIMAAPIFIANNFFDLRNVDSKTTLIIVDFVLNYIVGNLLQMAFRFWALRRWAFPEDMRDAPDQESIPDDETRSASAER; translated from the coding sequence GTGGCTTTCATCGAGGCGATTCTGGATCGCACCCCGGCACCGCTCCGCGGGCTCGTCATGCAGCACCACGAGCTGATCAAGTTCGCCATCGTGGGCAGCACGACGGCGGTCTTCGACCTGGCCATCTTCTACGGCCTCGTGCTCACCGTCCTCGACGAGAAGCCCACCGTCGCGAAGATCTTCTCCGGCGTCTGCGCCGTGATCCTGTCGTACATCCTCAACAGCGAGTGGAGCTTCAAGCACCGCGGTGGCCGGGAGAAGCACCACGAGGCGCTGCTCTTCTTCATCATCTCGGGCATCGGCGTGCTCATCATGGCGGCGCCCATCTTCATCGCGAACAACTTCTTCGACCTGCGCAACGTCGACTCGAAGACCACGCTGATCATCGTCGACTTCGTGCTCAACTACATCGTCGGCAACCTGCTGCAGATGGCGTTCCGGTTCTGGGCGCTCCGCCGCTGGGCCTTCCCGGAGGACATGCGCGACGCCCCGGATCAGGAGTCGATCCCGGACGACGAGACGCGCAGCGCCTCCGCCGAGCGCTGA
- a CDS encoding 5-(carboxyamino)imidazole ribonucleotide synthase: MSDVQSRRSRPVVAMVGGGQLARMTHQAAIALGQSLRVLAASPDEPAPQVCADVVLGDHDRIEDLRRAATGAHALTFDHEGVPTEHLFALQAEGVTVNPPPQALLYAQDKLAMRHRLAELGAPVPGFAEIASPEDVRAFWERFDGAVVLKAVRGGYDGRGVWLPDTLDEALEVAREQLAAGVQLLGEQRVELARELSAMVARSPFGQGATWPVVETVQRNGQCAVVLAPAPNLSDEEASFAESLALRLANELGVVGVMAVELFQTPAGEMLVNELAMRPHNSGHWSMNGCVTSQFEQHLRAVLDYPLGGTAATAPLTVMANVLGAPSEPEMGVDERLHHLMARMPEAHVHMYGKEGRPDRKIGHVNLVGDLDGDRNDPGYVAELRERAERAAHWMATAEWTDGWSEHG; this comes from the coding sequence GTGAGTGATGTTCAATCGCGCCGGTCGCGGCCCGTGGTGGCCATGGTCGGCGGAGGCCAGCTGGCCCGCATGACCCATCAGGCCGCGATCGCACTGGGGCAGTCGCTGCGCGTCCTGGCCGCGTCGCCCGACGAGCCCGCGCCGCAGGTGTGCGCCGACGTGGTGCTCGGCGACCACGACCGGATCGAGGACCTGCGCCGCGCCGCCACCGGGGCGCACGCGCTGACCTTCGACCACGAGGGCGTGCCCACCGAGCACCTGTTCGCGCTGCAGGCCGAGGGCGTGACCGTCAACCCGCCGCCGCAGGCCCTGCTGTACGCCCAGGACAAGCTGGCGATGCGGCACCGTCTGGCCGAACTCGGGGCGCCCGTGCCGGGCTTCGCCGAGATCGCGTCCCCGGAGGACGTCCGGGCCTTCTGGGAGCGGTTCGACGGTGCCGTCGTGCTCAAGGCCGTCCGGGGCGGCTACGACGGCCGCGGCGTGTGGCTGCCGGACACGCTGGACGAGGCGCTGGAGGTCGCGCGGGAGCAGCTCGCCGCGGGGGTGCAGTTGCTGGGGGAGCAGCGGGTGGAGCTCGCCCGGGAGCTGTCGGCGATGGTCGCGCGCTCGCCCTTCGGCCAGGGCGCCACCTGGCCCGTGGTGGAGACGGTCCAGCGCAACGGGCAGTGCGCCGTGGTGCTGGCGCCCGCCCCGAACCTCTCCGACGAGGAGGCCTCCTTCGCCGAGTCGCTTGCGCTGCGGCTCGCGAACGAACTGGGCGTCGTCGGCGTGATGGCGGTCGAGCTGTTCCAGACCCCGGCGGGCGAGATGCTGGTCAACGAGCTCGCCATGCGCCCCCACAATTCGGGGCACTGGTCGATGAACGGCTGCGTGACCAGCCAGTTCGAGCAGCACCTACGCGCCGTGCTCGACTACCCCCTCGGCGGTACCGCGGCGACCGCACCGCTGACCGTCATGGCGAACGTGCTCGGCGCACCGTCGGAGCCCGAGATGGGCGTCGACGAGCGGCTGCACCACCTCATGGCCCGGATGCCCGAGGCGCACGTGCACATGTACGGCAAGGAGGGGCGGCCCGACCGCAAGATCGGGCACGTGAACCTGGTCGGCGATCTCGACGGCGACCGGAACGACCCCGGCTACGTGGCGGAACTGCGGGAGCGGGCGGAACGAGCGGCGCACTGGATGGCGACCGCGGAGTGGACCGATGGATGGAGTGAGCATGGCTGA
- the purE gene encoding 5-(carboxyamino)imidazole ribonucleotide mutase, with protein MADKTGPRVGLIMGSDSDWPTMEAAAEALAEFGIRFEVGVVSAHRTPQRMLDYAKGAADRGVEVIIAGAGGAAHLPGMVASATPLPVIGVPVPLKHLDGMDSLLSIVQMPAGIPVATVSVGGARNAGLLAVRILGAADPALRSRMAAFQADLEKMVLAKDEALRKKLLEG; from the coding sequence ATGGCTGACAAGACCGGGCCGCGCGTCGGATTGATCATGGGCAGCGATTCGGACTGGCCGACGATGGAGGCCGCCGCCGAGGCGCTCGCCGAGTTCGGTATCCGGTTCGAGGTGGGTGTCGTCTCCGCGCATCGCACCCCGCAGCGGATGCTCGACTACGCCAAGGGCGCCGCCGATCGGGGCGTCGAGGTCATCATCGCGGGTGCCGGCGGCGCCGCGCACCTGCCGGGCATGGTCGCCTCCGCGACCCCGCTGCCCGTCATCGGCGTGCCCGTGCCGCTCAAGCACCTCGACGGCATGGACTCGCTGCTGTCGATCGTGCAGATGCCCGCCGGCATCCCCGTGGCGACGGTGTCCGTGGGCGGCGCCCGCAACGCGGGTCTCCTGGCCGTACGGATCCTCGGCGCCGCCGACCCCGCGCTGCGCTCCCGCATGGCGGCGTTCCAGGCCGACCTGGAGAAGATGGTGCTGGCCAAGGACGAGGCCCTGCGGAAGAAGCTCCTCGAGGGCTGA
- a CDS encoding dihydrofolate reductase family protein has protein sequence MTGQVRVHNFAISLDGFGTGADQSVDAPFGHAGGSLMEWFFGTRRGAAIHGLTSSARGVDDAFSAAWDEGIGVEIMGRGKFAPTPAVLADESWRGWWGEQTPFTTPIIVLTHHPRPAFTTEDGVEFRFLDASPAEAVAAAREIAGEKDIRIGGGVATVREFLAADLVDHLHLVEVPIVLGRGERLWDGLEGVQSRFAIESVVSPATGVVHRVLTRRPR, from the coding sequence ATGACGGGTCAGGTGCGCGTGCACAACTTCGCGATCTCGCTGGACGGCTTCGGCACCGGCGCGGACCAGAGCGTGGACGCGCCCTTCGGGCACGCCGGCGGATCGCTCATGGAGTGGTTCTTCGGCACCCGACGGGGCGCCGCGATCCACGGCCTGACCAGTTCGGCCCGCGGCGTCGACGACGCCTTCTCCGCGGCGTGGGACGAGGGCATCGGCGTCGAGATCATGGGCCGCGGCAAGTTCGCTCCGACACCCGCGGTGCTCGCCGACGAGTCCTGGCGCGGCTGGTGGGGCGAGCAGACGCCGTTCACGACACCGATCATCGTGCTGACCCACCACCCCAGGCCCGCGTTCACCACGGAGGACGGGGTGGAGTTCCGGTTCCTCGACGCGTCACCCGCCGAGGCCGTCGCCGCGGCCCGCGAGATCGCGGGCGAGAAGGACATCCGCATCGGCGGCGGCGTGGCGACGGTCCGCGAGTTCCTCGCCGCCGACCTCGTCGATCACCTGCACCTCGTCGAGGTGCCGATCGTGCTCGGCCGCGGCGAGCGTCTGTGGGACGGGCTCGAGGGCGTGCAGTCACGGTTCGCCATCGAATCCGTCGTGAGTCCCGCCACCGGAGTCGTGCACCGCGTCCTCACCCGCCGGCCGCGCTGA
- a CDS encoding MBL fold metallo-hydrolase, with protein MTFTTTFGAARVDQVTELERWAFPPAELFPAIGDGLAQSARAELGDGYVDPDTGDLLLAIHTYVIRLGATVIVVDTGNGNGKERPVLAAHHMFDTDYLDRLARTGIGPDDVDLVISTHLHPDHCGWNTRLVDGQWRPTFPRAVHLFAESDLDALRSLAAGEDLTGVVADLARTYRDSVGPVLRDGHWRAVADGEVIAAGDGVEVVVRAAPGHTDGHLAVEIRTSAGGALIAGDAIHHPIQLLHPELVQGGDAEPATARRTRDALLRRCATEGLLLLPAHFTEHAPFRVAIDADGRPRISAAGVRPSARPAGEDAVHDSGGGTHDGFDGEP; from the coding sequence ATGACCTTCACGACGACGTTCGGCGCGGCACGGGTGGACCAGGTGACGGAGCTGGAGCGGTGGGCGTTCCCGCCCGCCGAGCTGTTCCCCGCGATCGGGGACGGCCTGGCGCAGTCGGCACGGGCGGAGCTCGGCGACGGTTACGTCGACCCGGACACCGGCGACCTGCTGCTCGCGATCCACACCTACGTGATCCGGCTGGGCGCGACGGTGATCGTGGTCGACACCGGCAACGGGAACGGCAAGGAGCGCCCGGTCCTGGCGGCGCACCACATGTTCGACACCGACTACCTCGACCGACTCGCACGCACGGGGATCGGCCCCGACGACGTCGACCTCGTCATCAGCACCCACCTGCACCCCGACCACTGCGGGTGGAACACCCGCCTCGTCGACGGGCAGTGGCGTCCGACGTTCCCGCGGGCCGTCCACCTGTTCGCCGAGTCGGACCTGGACGCACTGCGGAGCCTCGCCGCGGGCGAGGACCTGACCGGGGTGGTGGCCGACCTCGCCCGCACCTACCGGGACAGCGTCGGCCCGGTCCTGCGCGACGGCCACTGGCGCGCGGTCGCGGATGGCGAGGTCATCGCCGCCGGCGACGGCGTCGAGGTGGTCGTGCGCGCCGCGCCGGGCCACACCGACGGTCACCTCGCGGTGGAGATCCGGACCTCCGCGGGCGGCGCACTCATCGCCGGCGATGCGATCCACCACCCGATCCAGCTCCTGCATCCCGAGCTGGTGCAGGGCGGCGACGCCGAGCCCGCGACCGCGCGCAGGACGCGGGACGCGCTGCTCCGACGGTGCGCGACGGAGGGGCTGCTCCTGCTGCCCGCGCACTTCACCGAGCACGCGCCGTTCCGGGTCGCGATCGACGCGGACGGCCGCCCGAGGATCAGCGCGGCGGGCGTCCGACCGTCAGCGCGGCCGGCGGGTGAGGACGCGGTGCACGACTCCGGTGGCGGGACTCACGACGGATTCGATGGCGAACCGTGA
- a CDS encoding acyl-CoA dehydrogenase, whose product MAGNPDFDLFQLPEEHEELRAAIRALAERDIAPHAKDVDEKERFPQEALDALVASGFNAIHVPEEYGGQGADSVATCIVIEEVARVCGSSSLIPAVNKLGTMGLILNGSEELKQHVLPSLANGEAMASYALSEREAGSDAASMRTRARKDGDEWVLNGSKCWITNGGKSTWYTVMAVTDAEKGANGISSFIVHKDDPGFSVTGYEHKLGIKGSPTAELAFEECRIPAMRMIGEEGTGFKTALQTLDHTRPTIGAQAVGIAQGALDVAIEYIKDRKQFGKSISEFQGVQFMVADMAMRLEAARLMVYTAAARAERGEKNLGFISSASKCFASDVAMDVTTDAVQLLGGAGYTRDFPVERMMRDAKITQIYEGTNQVQRLVMSRQLLR is encoded by the coding sequence ATGGCTGGCAACCCCGACTTCGACCTGTTCCAGCTCCCCGAGGAGCACGAGGAACTGCGCGCCGCCATCCGGGCGCTCGCCGAGCGCGACATCGCGCCGCACGCCAAGGACGTCGACGAGAAGGAGCGGTTCCCGCAGGAGGCGCTCGACGCGCTGGTCGCCAGCGGCTTCAACGCCATCCACGTGCCCGAGGAGTACGGCGGCCAGGGCGCCGACTCGGTCGCGACCTGCATCGTCATCGAGGAGGTGGCCCGCGTCTGCGGCAGCTCCTCGCTGATCCCCGCCGTGAACAAGCTCGGCACCATGGGCCTGATCCTCAACGGCTCGGAGGAGCTCAAGCAGCACGTGCTGCCGTCCCTCGCCAACGGCGAGGCCATGGCCTCCTACGCGCTCTCCGAGCGCGAGGCCGGCTCCGACGCCGCGTCGATGCGCACCCGCGCCCGCAAGGACGGCGACGAGTGGGTCCTCAACGGCTCCAAGTGCTGGATCACCAACGGCGGCAAGTCCACCTGGTACACCGTCATGGCCGTCACCGACGCGGAGAAGGGCGCCAACGGCATCAGCTCCTTCATCGTGCACAAGGACGACCCCGGCTTCTCCGTCACCGGTTACGAGCACAAGCTGGGCATCAAGGGCAGCCCCACCGCCGAGCTGGCCTTCGAGGAGTGCCGCATCCCCGCCATGCGCATGATCGGCGAGGAGGGCACCGGCTTCAAGACCGCGCTGCAGACCCTCGACCACACCCGCCCGACCATCGGCGCGCAGGCAGTCGGCATCGCGCAGGGCGCGCTCGACGTCGCGATCGAGTACATCAAGGACCGCAAGCAGTTCGGCAAGTCCATCTCCGAGTTCCAGGGCGTGCAGTTCATGGTCGCCGACATGGCGATGCGTCTCGAGGCCGCGCGCCTCATGGTCTACACCGCCGCCGCCCGCGCCGAGCGCGGCGAGAAGAACCTCGGCTTCATCAGCTCCGCGTCGAAGTGCTTCGCCTCGGACGTCGCGATGGACGTCACCACCGACGCCGTGCAGTTGCTCGGCGGCGCCGGCTACACCCGCGACTTCCCGGTCGAGCGGATGATGCGCGACGCCAAGATCACCCAGATCTACGAGGGCACCAACCAGGTGCAGCGCCTCGTCATGTCGCGCCAGCTGCTGCGCTGA
- a CDS encoding AMIN-like domain-containing (lipo)protein, with protein MHPKTIRAACGAAVLALAATTAACGGGGPVTAPSGIARPSSVTTVTGTTVTGAAPSGPGSTAVSTSPRTASASASVAPGATMLKDLRTGARDGADRVVLEFTGPVPPYRVTREAGPVVDCASGADLGGPGEYLVVRAEPVGIFDHDGYSPYTGERTVAGPGRAVSRAIITCHFEGQLQVALKLTGNAQRYADSTLTGPGRIVVDVQR; from the coding sequence GTGCATCCGAAGACGATCCGAGCGGCGTGCGGCGCGGCGGTGCTCGCCCTGGCCGCGACGACGGCCGCGTGCGGCGGCGGAGGGCCGGTCACGGCGCCGTCGGGCATCGCGCGTCCGTCATCCGTCACGACGGTGACGGGCACGACGGTGACGGGGGCGGCACCGTCGGGCCCGGGGAGTACCGCGGTCTCGACCAGTCCGCGCACCGCGAGCGCGAGCGCCTCCGTCGCCCCGGGCGCGACGATGCTCAAGGACCTGCGGACCGGGGCGCGGGACGGTGCCGACCGGGTGGTGCTCGAGTTCACCGGCCCGGTGCCGCCGTACCGGGTCACGCGCGAGGCCGGGCCCGTGGTCGACTGCGCGTCCGGCGCGGACCTCGGCGGGCCGGGGGAGTACCTCGTGGTGCGCGCGGAGCCCGTCGGGATCTTCGACCACGACGGGTACTCGCCGTACACGGGCGAGCGGACCGTCGCCGGGCCCGGCCGCGCCGTCTCCCGCGCGATCATCACCTGCCATTTCGAGGGGCAGCTGCAGGTGGCCCTCAAGCTCACCGGCAACGCGCAGCGCTACGCGGACTCCACCCTGACGGGACCCGGCCGCATCGTCGTGGACGTGCAGCGGTAG
- a CDS encoding TIGR03089 family protein, translated as MRGLTVTDRLLVPIVQADGAAPRFTWYDDASGARMGLSAITLGNWAAKCGNLLRDQYGLGPGDPVGVLLPAHWQTAGILFGAWWAGCEVRFGESGDVTFAAPDRVGEAEGDEILAVGLDAFGLAVPDLPPGIDDYTTEVRVHPDAFTPGGVGADVPVLAGDTAEIVLARSTALAASAGYAAGDRVLSTREWRTVDDLYDGLLAPFAAPASVIHVSHPDPAGLTDKFATEKATARVA; from the coding sequence GTGCGTGGACTGACGGTGACCGACCGGCTACTCGTGCCGATCGTCCAGGCCGACGGGGCCGCACCCCGGTTCACCTGGTACGACGATGCCTCCGGCGCCCGGATGGGCCTGTCGGCGATCACGCTGGGCAACTGGGCCGCCAAGTGCGGCAACCTGCTGCGCGACCAGTACGGCCTCGGGCCGGGCGACCCCGTCGGGGTGCTCCTGCCCGCGCACTGGCAGACCGCGGGGATCCTGTTCGGCGCGTGGTGGGCCGGCTGCGAGGTCCGCTTCGGCGAGTCCGGTGACGTGACCTTCGCCGCCCCCGACCGCGTCGGCGAGGCGGAGGGCGACGAGATCCTCGCCGTCGGCCTGGACGCCTTCGGCCTGGCCGTGCCCGACCTGCCGCCGGGGATCGACGACTACACCACCGAGGTGCGCGTGCACCCCGATGCCTTCACGCCGGGCGGCGTGGGCGCGGACGTCCCGGTGCTCGCCGGTGACACGGCGGAGATCGTGCTGGCCCGGTCGACGGCCCTGGCCGCGTCGGCGGGCTACGCCGCCGGCGACCGGGTGCTCTCCACGCGCGAGTGGCGCACCGTCGACGACCTGTACGACGGCCTGCTCGCCCCGTTCGCGGCCCCGGCCTCGGTCATCCACGTCTCGCATCCGGACCCGGCCGGACTCACGGACAAGTTCGCCACCGAGAAGGCCACCGCCCGCGTCGCCTGA